The DNA window GGCCTGCTCACCGAAGAGGTCGGTCTCGGTCTCTTCCTTGAACGTGGTCTTGATGACGCCTGCGCGGGTTCCGCCGATGCCCTTGGCCCACGACAGCGCGAGCGCCTGGCCCTCGCCCTTCGGGTCCTGATCGACGGCGATGAGCGCCGGGACGCCCTTGCCGTCGACGAACTGACGACGTACCAGGTGGCCTGGTCCCTTCGGCGCAACCATGCCGACGGTGACGAATTCCGGTGCCTCGATCAGATCGAAGTGGATGTTCAGTCCGTGGCCGAAGAACAGCGCGTCGCCGTCCTTCAGGTTCGGCTCGATCTCTTCCTTGTAGATCGACGCCTGTGCGGTGTCGGGTGCGAGCACCATGATGACGTCGGCCCAGGCCGAAACCTCGGCCGGTGTTCCGACGGTCAGGCCCTGCTCCTCGGCCTTGGCGCGGGACTTCGATCCCTCTTTCAGACCGATTCGGACCTCGACGCCCGAGTCGCGGAGGCTCAGCGAGTGCGCGTGGCCCTGGCTTCCGTATCCGATGACGGCGACCTTACGGCCCTGGATGATCGACAGATCAGCATCGTCGTCGTAGAACATCTCGACTGCCACTGGTTAATACCTTTCCTCTTGGGTTCAGCTGTTCATCACGCAAGGTCGCTAGCGCGACGCGGTGATCGATTTCGGTCCACGTCCGACGGCAACGACTCCCGACTGAACTATTTCTCGAATTCCATAGGGGTCCAACATCTTGAGCAACGCATCGAGCTTCGAGCGTGTGCCCGTCGCCTCGACCGTCACGGCCTCGGGTGATACGTCGATCACTTTGGCGCGGAAGAGGTTGACGGTCTCGATGACCTCGCTGCGCACGCTCGAGTCTGCCCGAACCTTGATGAGCAGGAG is part of the Rhodococcus sovatensis genome and encodes:
- the ilvC gene encoding ketol-acid reductoisomerase — encoded protein: MFYDDDADLSIIQGRKVAVIGYGSQGHAHSLSLRDSGVEVRIGLKEGSKSRAKAEEQGLTVGTPAEVSAWADVIMVLAPDTAQASIYKEEIEPNLKDGDALFFGHGLNIHFDLIEAPEFVTVGMVAPKGPGHLVRRQFVDGKGVPALIAVDQDPKGEGQALALSWAKGIGGTRAGVIKTTFKEETETDLFGEQAVLCGGTEELVKVGFEVMVEAGYAPEMAYFEVLHELKLIVDLMYEGGIARMNYSVSDTAEFGGYLSGPRVIDAGTKERMKAILADIQSGEFTRRLVANVENGNTELEGLRKANAEHPIEVTGKKLRDLMSWVDRPITETA